The following coding sequences are from one Paenibacillus sp. FSL R5-0912 window:
- a CDS encoding NTP transferase domain-containing protein, whose translation MRVAGIYLAASRSKEAATGSGSLKQPGGMSAGAATLSELERCGLDPLIVVVRADDPLKWMPPASSRSSRRTETCLTAHLGLSFSLRCGLNAISSLQPDAVVIALADQPFIPAALVNRLTDAFERNPGLDYVASITEGMVNPPVLFAKSVFPELQALDSDRGLSAVFHSPGYKGMMLQSDSGRDFMDAELPVSFGEIRREWSAPRDI comes from the coding sequence ATGAGAGTAGCCGGAATCTATCTGGCGGCAAGCCGGAGCAAGGAAGCAGCAACCGGAAGTGGTTCTCTGAAGCAGCCGGGTGGGATGTCGGCGGGAGCAGCCACGCTAAGTGAGCTGGAGAGATGCGGGCTTGACCCGCTGATTGTGGTGGTCCGGGCAGATGATCCTCTGAAATGGATGCCTCCCGCCAGTTCCCGGAGCAGCAGGCGCACGGAGACCTGCCTGACGGCTCATTTAGGGCTGTCCTTCTCTCTCCGGTGCGGATTGAATGCCATATCATCTCTACAGCCTGATGCCGTTGTCATCGCTCTGGCGGATCAGCCGTTTATTCCTGCAGCGCTGGTGAACCGGCTGACGGATGCCTTTGAGCGGAATCCCGGTCTCGACTATGTGGCAAGCATAACTGAAGGCATGGTGAATCCCCCTGTGTTGTTCGCGAAATCTGTGTTTCCGGAGCTTCAGGCACTGGACAGTGATAGGGGGTTATCGGCTGTTTTTCATTCTCCAGGCTATAAGGGAATGATGCTGCAGAGTGATTCCGGCCGGGATTTCATGGATGCGGAGCTGCCGGTCAGCTTTGGGGAGATTCGCAGGGAATGGAGTGCGCCAAGGGACATCTGA
- a CDS encoding ABC transporter ATP-binding protein: MQDHSVEMRGIVKKFGSVTASDQVDFSANAGEIHALLGENGAGKSTVMSMLSGVYRADAGEILIHGKPAKIRSPKDAALLGVGMVFQNFRLVQSLTAAENIVLGEKSSFWRGSKWIKHKHEEIEALGERFGLKFPVDRPIWQLSVGEQQRVEIVKTLYRGADIIILDEPTSVLTPGEAEQLFETLKVMKQTGKTVIMTTHKMKEVMASSDRISVMRKGKMIATLETAKTDELELARLMVGREVTITRQEREATAGEPLLVVKELDVAADHGRKALDALSLTVREGEIVGVAGVAGNGQKELAEVLTGLRTWKTGEILFDGSPVKTASVRGAIDSGISHVPENRMKSGLAGRLGSVDNLLFKSYRSEEHSRFGFLKAAKNRSWSQELVRRFNVKTPELDTPVQQMSGGNQQKLLFAREVSHQPKLMVAVHPTQGLDVGATAGVHELLMELRSSGSGVLLISEDLDELLQLSDRILVIYNGSIIGESDHEHADREQIGLMMAGIRNMEGSAV, encoded by the coding sequence ATGCAGGACCATTCAGTTGAAATGCGCGGGATAGTGAAAAAGTTCGGTTCTGTAACGGCCAGCGATCAAGTCGATTTTTCGGCAAATGCGGGTGAGATTCACGCGCTGCTTGGTGAGAACGGAGCAGGGAAAAGCACAGTCATGAGTATGCTGTCAGGTGTGTACAGGGCGGATGCGGGGGAGATCCTCATTCACGGCAAACCAGCCAAAATCCGTTCTCCGAAAGATGCGGCACTCCTCGGGGTAGGCATGGTATTTCAGAACTTCAGACTGGTGCAAAGTCTCACGGCAGCGGAGAACATCGTGCTTGGCGAAAAGTCGTCTTTCTGGCGTGGCAGCAAGTGGATCAAGCATAAACATGAAGAGATTGAGGCGCTCGGAGAACGGTTTGGACTTAAATTTCCGGTTGACCGGCCGATCTGGCAGTTGTCTGTCGGTGAACAGCAGCGTGTTGAAATTGTCAAAACCCTATACCGCGGTGCAGACATTATTATTCTCGATGAGCCGACCTCGGTGCTGACACCGGGAGAGGCGGAGCAGCTGTTTGAAACCCTCAAGGTGATGAAGCAGACGGGGAAGACGGTAATCATGACGACTCATAAAATGAAGGAAGTCATGGCTTCCTCAGACCGGATCTCGGTGATGCGCAAAGGGAAAATGATTGCCACTCTGGAGACGGCAAAGACGGATGAGCTGGAGCTGGCCCGGCTGATGGTGGGCAGAGAAGTGACGATCACCCGTCAGGAGCGCGAGGCTACTGCAGGTGAACCCCTGCTGGTTGTTAAGGAGCTGGATGTTGCTGCCGATCATGGACGCAAGGCACTCGATGCCTTGTCGCTCACCGTACGTGAAGGCGAGATCGTAGGGGTGGCCGGTGTCGCCGGCAACGGGCAGAAGGAGCTGGCCGAGGTGCTGACCGGGCTTAGAACGTGGAAGACCGGCGAGATTCTTTTTGACGGCAGTCCTGTAAAAACAGCCTCGGTAAGAGGCGCCATCGACTCCGGAATCTCGCATGTGCCGGAGAACCGGATGAAGAGCGGTCTGGCCGGACGTCTCGGTTCGGTCGATAATCTGCTGTTCAAGTCTTACCGCAGTGAGGAGCATTCCAGATTCGGCTTCCTGAAGGCTGCGAAGAACCGTTCCTGGTCACAGGAGCTGGTCCGCCGCTTCAATGTGAAGACACCGGAGCTGGATACCCCGGTGCAGCAGATGTCGGGCGGCAATCAGCAGAAGCTGCTGTTCGCCCGCGAGGTCAGCCACCAGCCGAAGCTGATGGTTGCCGTTCATCCGACCCAGGGGCTGGATGTCGGCGCGACGGCTGGTGTCCACGAGCTGCTGATGGAGCTGCGGAGCTCCGGCAGCGGCGTACTGCTGATCTCTGAGGATCTCGATGAGCTGCTGCAATTGTCTGACCGCATTCTGGTCATATACAACGGTTCAATCATAGGGGAAAGCGATCATGAGCATGCGGACCGGGAACAAATCGGACTGATGATGGCCGGAATCCGGAACATGGAGGGGAGCGCCGTATGA
- a CDS encoding BMP family ABC transporter substrate-binding protein yields MKRRGQGFKFSLVTMFLLAVVLTGCGNNNTVSNTNAAATEAPAATNAAATEAAATAEPAAEKPTVAFVYIGPPGDGGYTYQHDQGRLYMEKELGIKADFVENVPESADAERIITELAQNHDIVFTTSFGYMDFTLNVAGKFPNVKFLHASGYKTADNMGTYFGKNYQASYLSGIAAGKMTTKNHLGYVGAFPISEVIYNLNAFTLGAQSVNPDVKVDVVWTNTWYDPATERQAAISLLDKGADVLLAYQDSPATLQAAAERGAFAGGNDSDMSKYAPDNYLTNPVWNWGPYYVKAVQSVMDGTWKSEQYSGDMADGMVELAPFGKKVPDDVKQLVEEAKAKIISGELDVFTGPISDNQGNVVVQDGQKLTLEEVLSMNWLVKGVEGTIPQ; encoded by the coding sequence ATGAAAAGAAGGGGTCAGGGATTTAAATTCAGCCTGGTAACCATGTTCCTGTTAGCGGTGGTTCTGACGGGGTGCGGCAACAACAATACGGTATCGAACACGAACGCGGCGGCCACTGAGGCGCCTGCGGCAACGAATGCAGCAGCCACCGAGGCAGCAGCAACAGCAGAGCCGGCAGCAGAGAAGCCGACGGTTGCTTTTGTCTACATCGGGCCTCCGGGTGACGGCGGGTATACGTATCAGCATGATCAAGGCCGTCTGTACATGGAGAAGGAACTGGGCATTAAAGCGGATTTCGTGGAAAATGTACCGGAAAGCGCCGATGCGGAACGCATCATTACAGAACTCGCCCAGAATCATGACATTGTCTTCACCACAAGCTTCGGATATATGGATTTCACCTTGAACGTAGCCGGCAAATTCCCTAATGTGAAGTTCCTTCATGCCTCCGGTTACAAAACAGCCGATAACATGGGGACTTATTTCGGCAAAAACTATCAGGCAAGTTATCTGTCCGGTATCGCGGCAGGCAAAATGACGACGAAGAATCATCTTGGTTATGTTGGAGCCTTCCCGATCAGCGAAGTTATTTATAACCTAAATGCTTTTACCCTGGGAGCACAAAGTGTAAACCCTGATGTCAAAGTGGATGTAGTATGGACCAACACCTGGTATGACCCTGCTACTGAACGTCAGGCGGCAATCAGCCTGCTGGATAAAGGTGCAGATGTTCTGCTGGCTTACCAGGATTCACCGGCTACGCTGCAGGCTGCTGCAGAACGCGGAGCTTTTGCCGGAGGAAATGACTCTGACATGAGCAAATATGCGCCGGACAACTATTTGACCAACCCTGTATGGAACTGGGGCCCTTATTACGTAAAAGCCGTTCAATCCGTTATGGATGGAACCTGGAAGAGCGAACAATACTCCGGCGATATGGCTGATGGTATGGTTGAGCTTGCGCCGTTCGGCAAGAAGGTTCCGGATGATGTGAAGCAACTGGTGGAAGAAGCCAAAGCCAAAATCATCAGCGGAGAGCTGGATGTATTCACCGGCCCGATCTCGGACAACCAAGGAAATGTAGTGGTTCAAGACGGCCAAAAGCTGACGCTTGAAGAAGTGCTTTCCATGAACTGGCTGGTTAAGGGTGTTGAAGGTACCATCCCGCAATAA
- a CDS encoding amidase family protein, whose amino-acid sequence MALHNHHGAFRVPELAVPGSGHGTLMGLSFTVKDVFAVAGHRSSAGNPDWLRTHEPAAAHAPAVSRLLQAGAALRGAAHTDELMYSLGGENYHYGTPVNPHGEGRIPGGSSSGPVVAVASGSVDFALGTDTGGSVRVPSAYCGVYGFRPTHGAVDIEGVIPLAPGFDTVGWIAGSAELLLKAGEVLLGQPVRVTDQPGEIQKDKQTGAQTGAQTCEPADMRNGRQTKPHNIKPSGKQTGKQTNTHRLSRMFIPPECWSLAGQECGGYLKLGLNRLQTGSALQTAVMEIAPEGLKTWMDVFRELQGAEIWATHGAWIERERPVFGPDIAARFTWAAGLAGADHSGARSLQRGFAERLRGLLGNDGCLVIPTVPGPAPLRGGDPAQLELNRSGAMMLSCIAGLAGLPQVTLPVAGPGGLPLGLSVIGGYGQDLELLSWVQEVWKQ is encoded by the coding sequence ATGGCTCTACATAATCATCACGGTGCGTTCAGAGTTCCGGAGCTTGCGGTTCCCGGCAGCGGACACGGAACCCTGATGGGCTTAAGCTTCACGGTTAAAGATGTATTCGCGGTGGCCGGACACCGTTCTTCCGCCGGCAACCCGGACTGGCTGCGCACCCATGAACCGGCGGCTGCCCATGCTCCGGCTGTGAGCAGACTGCTGCAAGCCGGAGCTGCGCTGCGCGGGGCGGCCCATACGGATGAGCTGATGTACAGCCTGGGCGGGGAGAATTATCATTATGGTACCCCGGTGAATCCGCATGGGGAGGGCCGGATTCCCGGCGGCTCGTCCAGCGGCCCCGTGGTGGCGGTGGCCTCCGGCAGTGTGGATTTCGCCTTAGGCACAGATACCGGAGGCTCTGTCCGTGTCCCTTCTGCCTATTGCGGTGTATACGGCTTTCGTCCAACGCATGGAGCGGTTGATATAGAGGGTGTAATCCCGCTGGCCCCGGGGTTTGATACGGTAGGCTGGATTGCAGGCAGCGCGGAGCTGCTGCTGAAGGCAGGTGAGGTGCTCTTGGGACAGCCCGTGAGGGTGACGGATCAGCCAGGTGAGATCCAAAAGGACAAGCAAACGGGTGCTCAAACCGGTGCTCAAACCTGTGAGCCAGCCGATATGAGGAACGGTAGGCAAACCAAGCCGCACAACATTAAGCCAAGCGGCAAGCAAACCGGCAAGCAAACCAATACGCACAGGCTGTCCCGGATGTTCATCCCGCCGGAATGCTGGTCATTAGCCGGTCAGGAGTGCGGCGGCTATCTGAAGCTGGGGCTGAATAGGCTTCAGACAGGTTCCGCATTGCAGACTGCCGTGATGGAGATTGCCCCGGAAGGCTTGAAGACATGGATGGATGTCTTCCGTGAACTTCAGGGCGCCGAGATATGGGCAACGCATGGCGCGTGGATTGAGCGGGAGCGGCCGGTCTTCGGACCGGATATTGCCGCCCGGTTCACTTGGGCGGCGGGGCTGGCCGGAGCGGACCACAGCGGGGCCCGCTCCTTGCAGAGGGGGTTCGCGGAGCGGCTGCGGGGGCTGCTCGGGAATGACGGCTGCCTCGTCATTCCGACCGTGCCCGGCCCGGCGCCGCTGCGCGGCGGAGATCCCGCGCAGCTGGAGCTGAACCGCAGCGGCGCCATGATGCTAAGCTGCATTGCCGGACTGGCCGGGCTGCCGCAGGTTACGCTGCCGGTGGCAGGACCCGGCGGCCTGCCGCTTGGACTGTCCGTTATCGGCGGGTATGGGCAGGATCTGGAACTCCTGTCATGGGTGCAGGAGGTATGGAAGCAGTGA
- a CDS encoding chromate transporter, giving the protein MEWLKLIYGFFMANVLGYGGGPSSIPLMYEEIVPHYGWLTDEEFSNMLALGNALPGPIATKIAAYVGYDVYGWPGLAAALLATIVPSAAALIILLNVMQKYKQSPVVKGMTLLVQPVIAIMMVVLTFKMAKGPADSIGIWQTLIIAAIAFWALKHLKLHPALVILAAFAYGGLVLQYTF; this is encoded by the coding sequence ATGGAATGGCTCAAGCTGATCTATGGTTTTTTCATGGCCAACGTGCTCGGCTACGGCGGCGGCCCCTCCTCCATTCCGCTAATGTACGAAGAGATTGTGCCGCATTACGGCTGGCTGACCGATGAAGAATTCTCCAATATGCTGGCGCTCGGCAATGCGCTCCCCGGACCGATTGCCACCAAAATCGCTGCTTATGTAGGCTACGATGTCTATGGCTGGCCCGGACTGGCCGCTGCTCTGCTGGCGACAATTGTCCCTTCCGCTGCTGCGCTGATCATCCTGCTGAACGTGATGCAGAAATACAAGCAGTCGCCTGTTGTCAAAGGCATGACGCTGCTTGTCCAGCCGGTTATCGCCATTATGATGGTTGTGCTTACCTTTAAAATGGCCAAAGGCCCGGCAGATTCCATTGGCATCTGGCAGACCCTGATCATTGCCGCAATAGCCTTCTGGGCCCTGAAGCACTTAAAACTCCACCCCGCGCTGGTTATTCTCGCTGCTTTTGCCTATGGCGGGCTGGTGCTGCAGTACACGTTCTAG
- the ggt gene encoding gamma-glutamyltransferase, with product MVSLTRGPVIGTKTMVVSPHYLASAAGARMLEKGGNAYDAAVAVSAALAVVYPHMTGLGGDAFWLAYSAGEGRVRAYNGSGRSGYAVRRDCYAGERAIPQRGVRSAITVPGMADSWEAVQREYGRLTLAEVLEPAIGYCADGFPLSPDQHGGSVLAGAALSPEAAAVYLPGGRIPAAGGRFVQRQLAGTLRALAAGGRDAFYKGKIAEEISEYMQASGGYLTRDDFADHRGNWEEPLPTDYHGHKVYQVPPNSQGFTALMALNILERYNFADIGHGSYEYYHLLAEALKLSFRDRDRVLTDPAFSRIPLDQLLDKQYAAQLAASISPRQALAIGSEPVGRDTAYAAVVDGEGNAVSFIQSLYFEFGSGVVAGDTGILLQNRGSFFSLDPGHINTLEPHKRTFHTLMPAMACRDGKPAYLYGTQGGEGQPQTQTLLLTRMLHYGMNPQTAVNEPRFVWGRTWGEPTQELKIESRVAAGVQAELAEAGHLVRAVGSYDGVMGHAHAISIDGNGYRSGGTDPRCDGAAIGW from the coding sequence ATGGTCAGCTTGACGAGAGGACCTGTAATCGGCACGAAAACGATGGTGGTCAGTCCCCATTATCTGGCATCCGCTGCAGGAGCACGGATGCTGGAAAAAGGCGGCAACGCCTATGATGCGGCGGTTGCAGTCAGCGCCGCGCTGGCTGTAGTCTATCCGCATATGACCGGGCTCGGCGGCGACGCCTTCTGGCTGGCCTACAGCGCCGGTGAAGGGCGCGTCCGGGCCTACAACGGCAGCGGACGATCCGGCTACGCCGTCCGCAGGGACTGTTACGCGGGGGAGAGGGCCATCCCGCAGCGGGGTGTGCGCAGCGCCATTACGGTACCGGGAATGGCGGACAGCTGGGAGGCCGTCCAGCGTGAGTATGGACGGCTGACTCTGGCTGAGGTGCTGGAGCCGGCAATCGGCTACTGCGCCGATGGATTTCCGCTGTCACCGGACCAGCATGGTGGCAGCGTTCTGGCCGGAGCCGCGCTGTCTCCTGAGGCAGCGGCGGTCTATCTTCCCGGCGGCCGGATTCCGGCGGCGGGCGGGAGGTTTGTGCAGCGGCAGCTGGCCGGGACGCTGCGGGCCTTGGCCGCCGGAGGCCGGGATGCTTTTTATAAGGGAAAGATCGCGGAGGAGATAAGTGAGTATATGCAGGCGTCGGGCGGATATCTCACCCGGGATGATTTCGCCGATCACCGGGGGAACTGGGAAGAGCCGCTGCCCACGGACTACCACGGGCACAAGGTCTATCAGGTTCCGCCCAACTCGCAGGGCTTCACAGCACTTATGGCACTCAATATACTGGAACGTTATAACTTTGCCGACATCGGGCATGGCTCGTATGAGTATTATCATCTGCTGGCGGAGGCGCTGAAGCTGAGCTTCCGCGACCGTGACCGGGTGCTGACCGACCCGGCCTTCAGCAGAATTCCGCTGGATCAGCTGCTGGATAAGCAGTATGCAGCGCAGCTGGCGGCATCCATCTCCCCGCGGCAGGCGTTGGCTATCGGCAGTGAGCCGGTCGGTCGGGATACGGCCTATGCTGCGGTCGTGGACGGGGAAGGCAACGCGGTTTCGTTCATCCAGAGCCTGTATTTCGAATTCGGCTCCGGGGTTGTGGCCGGAGATACGGGGATTCTGCTGCAGAACAGAGGCTCATTCTTCTCGCTTGATCCAGGTCATATTAATACGCTGGAGCCGCATAAGCGCACGTTCCATACACTGATGCCGGCGATGGCCTGCCGGGACGGCAAGCCCGCCTATCTGTATGGCACGCAGGGCGGCGAAGGTCAGCCGCAGACGCAGACCCTGCTGCTGACCCGGATGCTTCATTACGGCATGAACCCGCAGACGGCAGTGAATGAACCCCGCTTCGTCTGGGGCAGAACCTGGGGAGAGCCTACCCAGGAGCTGAAGATAGAGAGCCGGGTGGCAGCAGGCGTGCAGGCCGAATTGGCAGAAGCGGGGCATCTGGTCCGTGCGGTCGGGAGCTATGATGGCGTTATGGGCCATGCCCACGCCATCTCGATTGACGGCAACGGATACCGCAGCGGCGGTACGGACCCGCGTTGTGACGGTGCAGCCATCGGCTGGTAG
- a CDS encoding chromate transporter, with protein MKTTGNEYIQMAMAMSRTGILGYGGGPSVIPLIRHDAVTRYGWLSDEEFGETLAIANALPGPIATKMAAYLGYKLKGVRGATLSVLAHIFPSGIAMIALLSAVNYLSGSKVVAGMIAAVSPVIAVMLGMMAYEFARKAFKGLGVMIGTGFLLLALVLLEVLHLHPAIVIVLYLGYGTVHYRILAKQNKGGTA; from the coding sequence ATGAAAACCACCGGTAACGAATACATCCAGATGGCTATGGCTATGTCCAGAACAGGCATCCTCGGCTATGGCGGCGGACCGTCCGTCATCCCGCTGATCCGGCATGATGCCGTAACCCGCTATGGCTGGCTGAGCGATGAGGAGTTCGGCGAGACACTTGCCATTGCCAATGCGCTGCCGGGTCCGATCGCTACCAAAATGGCCGCTTACCTCGGCTATAAGCTAAAAGGCGTCCGGGGAGCCACTCTCTCCGTACTGGCACATATCTTCCCCAGCGGAATTGCGATGATCGCGTTGTTATCTGCCGTAAATTACTTAAGCGGTTCCAAGGTTGTAGCCGGAATGATCGCTGCGGTTTCCCCTGTGATTGCGGTTATGCTGGGAATGATGGCTTATGAATTTGCCCGGAAGGCTTTTAAAGGCCTTGGTGTAATGATCGGGACCGGCTTCCTGCTGCTCGCTCTGGTGCTGCTTGAAGTGCTGCATCTGCATCCGGCCATAGTCATCGTGCTATACCTCGGTTATGGAACAGTCCATTACCGGATACTCGCGAAACAGAACAAAGGGGGGACCGCCTAA
- a CDS encoding PucR family transcriptional regulator, whose amino-acid sequence MHLTVEEALSIYPLSEAKLIAGSKGKHRIVKSINVMDAPDISDWIKEGEMLLTTAYLIKDSLEDASALLQTLNRRGSAGLGIKLGRFWDAVPEKLIAEAETLNFPLIELPFQFTFSDQMNGLFRAELSRSTSVLQGIMEKQRKLMRFALRSGRSRPLLESVSEVIGYPLAVISVRGAAVFNNSGYSDSQLLEGWPWQNRNQRFRISECSGYRIPLMQGEKCSGYLLYCRIDPLLLPVEESLFIQGAELISYHIHTGFEDYFEHPEHREFSGLLRRCLNGGLSCAELSQAALKLDVLLLQAPFQFLLTDVAAAGEARQAELLRLKEEYLEHPVLHGLQAVHLIMEEGLLSLYPAGPLAPEQFRELINECFHNLKFDKGYYPRAAVSGVKVKPEGLKEAFAEIKECMGMVQQWGAHGNVVHYRQLELHLLLNQIPAETMERYCSGSLRGLLSREPEYVKEMLHTLEVYLDNDGHVNETAKKLFIHRNTATYRIEKLSELLDVDFKKINDLMRLKLVFLFRRMLERE is encoded by the coding sequence ATGCATCTTACGGTTGAAGAAGCGTTGTCCATTTATCCTTTATCTGAAGCTAAACTCATTGCAGGTTCCAAGGGGAAACACAGGATTGTCAAATCCATCAACGTGATGGATGCCCCGGATATCTCGGATTGGATCAAAGAAGGGGAAATGCTGCTGACTACCGCCTATCTGATCAAAGACAGTCTCGAGGATGCCTCGGCACTGCTGCAGACGCTGAACCGCCGCGGATCGGCGGGTCTTGGCATCAAGCTGGGCCGTTTCTGGGATGCGGTGCCGGAGAAGCTGATTGCCGAAGCGGAAACGCTGAATTTCCCGCTGATTGAGCTGCCGTTCCAGTTCACCTTCTCCGATCAGATGAACGGCTTGTTCCGCGCCGAACTCTCGCGCAGCACAAGTGTGCTGCAGGGCATTATGGAGAAGCAGCGCAAGCTTATGCGCTTCGCCCTGCGTTCCGGGCGCAGCCGTCCGCTGCTCGAATCGGTCTCTGAGGTTATCGGCTATCCGCTGGCGGTGATCAGCGTCCGGGGTGCAGCGGTCTTCAATAACTCCGGTTATTCCGACAGCCAGCTGCTGGAGGGCTGGCCCTGGCAGAACCGGAATCAGCGCTTCCGCATCAGCGAATGCTCGGGATACCGTATTCCTCTGATGCAAGGCGAGAAATGCTCGGGTTATCTTCTGTACTGCAGGATTGATCCATTGCTGCTGCCGGTCGAGGAAAGCTTGTTTATCCAGGGTGCTGAACTTATTTCATATCATATCCATACCGGGTTTGAGGATTATTTCGAGCATCCCGAGCACCGGGAATTCAGCGGGCTGCTGCGGCGTTGTCTGAACGGCGGGCTGTCGTGTGCCGAGCTGTCCCAGGCGGCGCTTAAGCTGGATGTATTGCTGCTGCAAGCCCCGTTCCAGTTTCTGCTTACCGATGTGGCTGCTGCCGGAGAAGCAAGGCAGGCGGAGCTGCTGCGGCTGAAGGAGGAGTATCTGGAGCATCCGGTGCTGCATGGGCTGCAGGCGGTTCATTTGATAATGGAAGAGGGATTGCTCTCCCTCTATCCGGCAGGACCGCTAGCTCCGGAGCAGTTCCGGGAGCTGATTAATGAATGTTTTCACAATCTGAAGTTTGATAAAGGCTATTATCCGCGGGCTGCCGTCAGCGGGGTGAAGGTGAAGCCGGAAGGGCTGAAGGAAGCTTTTGCCGAGATTAAGGAATGTATGGGGATGGTCCAGCAATGGGGGGCACATGGAAATGTGGTGCATTACCGGCAGCTTGAGCTCCATCTGTTGCTGAACCAGATCCCGGCGGAGACGATGGAGAGATACTGCAGCGGCAGTCTGCGCGGTCTGCTCAGCCGTGAACCGGAATACGTCAAGGAAATGCTCCATACGCTGGAGGTCTATCTGGATAATGACGGCCATGTGAATGAAACTGCGAAGAAGCTGTTTATTCACCGCAATACCGCCACTTACCGCATTGAGAAGCTTAGTGAGCTGCTCGATGTCGATTTCAAAAAAATCAATGATCTCATGAGGCTGAAGCTGGTATTCCTGTTCCGCAGAATGCTGGAACGTGAATAG